The Radiobacillus deserti genomic interval ATTCCAATTAACAAAAGGAATGCGAGTAAAGACATTATCGAAAGGAATGGAATCGGCACTTGGAATCATTGTCGGTCTTGCCAGCAAAGCTCCAATTACAATGTTTGATGAACCATACATTGGCTTGGATGCGGCAGCGAGATCCCGATTTTATGAATTGTTAGTCGAAGAATATGAACGGGAGAAGCGGACGATTATCTTTTCCACGCACTTAATTGATGAAGTCAGTTCTTTGTTTGAAGAGGTTCTCATTTTTGAAGATGGGAGTGTGAAGGTGCAGGAAGAAACAGATTCCTTACGTGAACGTTGTTATTCGGTTACCGGTCCATCAGCTGAGGTTGAACGCTATGTGAGTGGAAAACAAGTATTGGATCAGAAATCATTAGCGGGCATGTCAACTGCTATAGTGCTGGACGATCATTTAGATGCACAAGTAGAAGCCCCACTAGTCAAAGATGGAGTATCCATACAAGAGTTGATGATCCATTTAACATCCCGAAAAGAGGAGGGGGTAAAATGAGTAATCAGTTAAAAGCAATGTTATACTTTTATGTTACGGATATGAGAAAGCAGTTTCTTATTTTTTGGACGATTCTATCTAGTATCATTATTTTCTCTTTTTGCATAGCGGGAATGATGCCAGGTGGTTGGGAATTGTACTTGACCATTTCTATTCCGGTTTATGTGTTTTCTGGAATTACGGGATTTAAAATTGTGAAAGAAAGTCTTCCGTTTACAATAAAGATGGGAGGTACAAGACGTAGCTATTTTCTTTCCATTGGGATGTTCACCATGGGCTACTCCATCGCAGTTTCATTTATAACGAATGGGCTGCACTCCATTAGTAAGATAGTGATGAATATCTTTACGATGGATAACTTCGGGATTATTCATCCAACTGCACTCATGGGAGAAGAAAGTAATTGGTTCTCACGGTTTGCGGTAGATCTCTTTTTAAACTTTTTCTTGGTAGCATCCTTGTTTATACTAGGACTTATTTTTTATAGATTTGGCATTGTTGGTGGCTTTTCTACACTAGGGGTATTCGTTGTTATAAATATTGTTATGATTGCAAGCGGAGAATTTATGGACATCGCAAAAGCTGTCATTACGCAATCTGAGATTGGCCATTACATTATTTTGTTTGGATTTGGTCTCTTACTTTATGGCATATCATGGTTCATGTTAAGAAGAATATCAGTGGCTTCACAGCACTCGTAGAAGGAGAA includes:
- a CDS encoding ABC transporter ATP-binding protein, which translates into the protein MKIEVKQLTKRYKEKVALNQVSFVMDEPKIYGLLGRNGAGKTTFMQLLSGLILPNEGEILIDGETPFENRKLTEAICFIREGQNFKKDLSIKNVLVISSLFYPNWDHDLAERLLKEFQLTKGMRVKTLSKGMESALGIIVGLASKAPITMFDEPYIGLDAAARSRFYELLVEEYEREKRTIIFSTHLIDEVSSLFEEVLIFEDGSVKVQEETDSLRERCYSVTGPSAEVERYVSGKQVLDQKSLAGMSTAIVLDDHLDAQVEAPLVKDGVSIQELMIHLTSRKEEGVK